A DNA window from Mycobacterium sp. IDR2000157661 contains the following coding sequences:
- a CDS encoding DEAD/DEAH box helicase, producing the protein MPPDQLTGFAEQLSFTLDDFQRRSCEALESGHGVLVCAPTGAGKTVVGEFAVHLALAAGGKCFYTTPIKALSNQKHNDLVHRYGREKIGLLTGDQSINGGADVVVMTTEVLRNMLYANSSTLQGLSYVVMDEVHFLADRMRGAVWEEVILHLPEEVRLVSLSATVSNAEEFGGWIQTVRGDTTVVVDEHRPVPLWQHVLVGRRMFDLFDYRAGGAANAGRELVVDPELLRHIAHRREADRLADWQPRGRGRSGHRGRPTMYRPPSRPDVISTLEREDLLPAITFIFSRAGCDAAVKQCLRSSLRLTTEQERKRVAEVVDRRCGDLPESDLIVLDYHEWREGLLRGLAAHHAGMLPVFRHTVEELFSAGLVKAVFATETLALGINMPARTVVLERLVKYNGEQHVPLTPGEYTQLTGRAGRRGIDVEGHAVVLWTPNDSTAEPAEVAGLASTRTFPLRSSFAPSYNMTINLVQQMGPAQAHKLLESSFAQYQADRSVVGLRRGIERGERMLGEIADELGDESILDYARLRQQISERERAQSRASRLQRRRAANDALASLRRGDIITITHGRRGGLAVVLEPSRDDDDPRPLVLTEHRWAGRISSADYSGASEPLGRMTLPKRVEHRNPRARRDLASALRSAAAGLDGPSVRAKRSGEPRERDIDPELAALRARLREHSAHHLPEREEKVRLAERYLRIERDNGQIGQKVAAATNSLARTFDRIVVLLTERGFIAGNADDPKVTDDGRLLARIYSESDLLVAEALRAGIWEGLDAAELAGVLSAVLYESRGDTPGGREGFDIPTGKLRRALNQTRRLSSELRLDEQRHRITQSREPDDGFVAAIFRWATTGDLTSALAASDATASGNPLSAGDFVRWCRQVLDLLDQVRNAAPDPALRATAKRAINDVRRGVVAVDAG; encoded by the coding sequence ATGCCACCTGACCAGTTGACCGGCTTCGCCGAGCAGCTGTCGTTCACCCTCGACGACTTCCAGCGACGCTCCTGTGAGGCACTGGAGAGTGGCCACGGCGTGCTGGTGTGCGCACCGACGGGTGCGGGCAAGACCGTGGTGGGCGAGTTCGCGGTCCACCTGGCCCTGGCCGCGGGTGGCAAGTGCTTTTACACCACGCCCATCAAGGCGCTGAGCAACCAGAAGCACAACGATCTGGTGCACCGGTACGGCCGGGAGAAGATCGGGCTGCTCACCGGCGACCAGTCGATCAACGGCGGCGCCGACGTCGTGGTGATGACCACCGAGGTGCTGCGCAACATGCTGTACGCCAATTCGTCGACGCTGCAGGGTCTTTCCTACGTCGTGATGGACGAGGTGCACTTCCTGGCCGACCGGATGCGCGGCGCGGTGTGGGAGGAGGTGATCCTGCACCTGCCCGAGGAGGTGCGGCTGGTGAGCCTGTCGGCGACGGTGAGCAACGCCGAGGAGTTCGGCGGCTGGATCCAGACCGTCCGCGGCGACACCACGGTGGTGGTCGACGAGCATCGGCCCGTCCCGCTGTGGCAGCACGTGCTGGTGGGCAGGCGGATGTTCGACCTGTTCGACTATCGGGCCGGGGGCGCGGCCAACGCCGGCCGCGAACTCGTCGTCGACCCGGAGTTGTTGCGGCACATCGCCCATCGCCGGGAAGCAGACCGGCTGGCCGACTGGCAACCGCGCGGTCGTGGCCGGTCCGGGCATCGCGGGCGACCGACGATGTACCGGCCGCCGAGCCGGCCCGACGTGATCAGCACGCTCGAACGCGAGGATCTGCTGCCCGCGATCACGTTCATCTTCTCGCGGGCCGGCTGCGACGCCGCGGTCAAGCAGTGCCTGCGCTCGTCGCTGCGGCTCACCACCGAGCAGGAGCGCAAGCGGGTCGCCGAGGTCGTCGACCGCCGCTGCGGTGACCTGCCCGAGTCGGACCTGATCGTGCTCGACTACCACGAGTGGCGCGAAGGCCTGCTGCGCGGGCTGGCGGCCCACCACGCGGGCATGCTGCCGGTGTTTCGCCACACCGTCGAGGAGCTGTTCTCCGCCGGGCTCGTCAAGGCCGTGTTCGCCACCGAGACACTGGCATTGGGTATCAACATGCCGGCGCGCACTGTGGTGCTGGAGCGCCTGGTCAAGTACAACGGCGAGCAGCACGTGCCGCTGACGCCGGGGGAGTACACCCAGCTGACCGGGCGCGCGGGCCGGCGCGGCATCGACGTCGAGGGCCACGCCGTGGTGCTGTGGACGCCCAACGACAGCACGGCCGAACCCGCCGAGGTGGCCGGCCTTGCGTCGACGCGAACCTTCCCGCTGCGCAGTTCTTTTGCGCCGTCGTACAACATGACCATCAACCTGGTGCAGCAGATGGGACCGGCCCAGGCGCACAAGCTGCTGGAGAGTTCGTTCGCCCAGTATCAGGCCGACCGCTCGGTGGTGGGCCTGCGGCGCGGCATCGAGCGCGGCGAGCGGATGCTGGGCGAGATCGCCGACGAACTGGGCGACGAGTCGATTCTCGACTACGCGCGTCTGCGCCAGCAGATCTCCGAACGCGAACGCGCGCAGTCGCGGGCCTCGCGGCTGCAGCGGCGCCGGGCCGCCAACGACGCGCTGGCCTCGCTGCGCCGCGGCGACATCATCACGATCACCCACGGCCGCCGCGGCGGGCTGGCCGTCGTGCTGGAACCCAGCCGCGACGACGACGACCCGCGGCCGCTCGTGCTGACCGAACACCGCTGGGCCGGGCGGATCTCGTCGGCCGACTACTCGGGCGCCTCCGAGCCGCTGGGCCGGATGACGCTGCCCAAACGGGTGGAACACCGCAACCCGCGTGCGCGGCGCGACCTCGCGTCGGCGCTGAGGTCGGCGGCCGCCGGGCTCGATGGCCCGTCGGTGCGGGCCAAGCGCAGCGGAGAACCGAGGGAGCGAGACATCGATCCCGAACTGGCCGCGCTGCGTGCGCGGTTGCGCGAGCATTCCGCCCACCACCTACCGGAGCGCGAGGAGAAGGTGCGCCTCGCCGAGCGCTATCTGCGCATCGAACGGGACAACGGGCAGATCGGTCAGAAGGTCGCCGCCGCCACCAACTCGCTGGCCCGCACCTTCGACCGGATCGTGGTGCTGCTGACCGAGCGCGGATTCATCGCGGGAAACGCCGACGATCCCAAGGTCACCGACGACGGTCGGCTGCTGGCCCGGATCTACAGCGAGAGTGACCTGTTGGTGGCCGAGGCGCTGCGCGCGGGCATCTGGGAGGGTCTCGACGCCGCCGAGTTGGCCGGCGTGCTGTCGGCGGTGCTGTACGAGTCGCGTGGCGACACGCCGGGCGGCCGCGAGGGCTTCGACATCCCCACGGGCAAGCTGCGGCGCGCATTGAACCAGACCCGCAGGCTGTCCTCGGAACTGCGCCTCGACGAGCAACGCCACCGGATCACGCAGAGCCGCGAACCCGACGACGGGTTCGTCGCCGCGATATTCCGGTGGGCCACCACCGGGGATCTGACCAGCGCCCTGGCCGCCTCCGACGCGACGGCCAGCGGAAACCCGCTGTCGGCAGGCGATTTCGTGCGTTGGTGCCGCCAGGTGCTCGACCTTCTCGACCAGGTGCGCAACGCCGCTCCCGACCCGGCGCTGCGGGCCACCGCGAAACGCGCGATCAACGACGTTCGACGCGGTGTGGTCGCCGTCGACGCGGGGTGA
- a CDS encoding DUF4333 domain-containing protein gives MSGPQGSDPTQSWPGEQQQPDQSTGQPSSDPSANQPWQPQPSGGDATQAAPQWQPPAYDPQQQQPPAQYPGYQQPGYQPSQYPGAEQQFGQQPTEYNPQAYQQPGQYGQPQYGQQYPQQPGQPPYGQPPTGPYGQQPGQFGQYPPYQQPGSEDGSKRSLAVIGGVIGLLAALIVAAVLVMGFWKPGFFVTKKLDIDAAQSGVEQILTDEANGYGATNVEDVKCNDGQNPTVEQGATFNCEVSIDGTKRQVTVTFQDDDGTYEVGRPR, from the coding sequence ATGAGCGGACCGCAGGGATCTGATCCGACGCAGTCGTGGCCCGGTGAGCAGCAGCAGCCGGACCAGTCGACGGGCCAGCCGTCCAGCGACCCGTCGGCCAACCAGCCCTGGCAGCCGCAGCCGTCGGGCGGCGACGCCACCCAGGCGGCGCCCCAGTGGCAGCCGCCGGCCTACGACCCGCAACAGCAACAGCCGCCGGCGCAGTACCCGGGTTATCAGCAGCCGGGTTACCAGCCGTCGCAGTATCCGGGCGCCGAGCAGCAGTTCGGCCAGCAGCCGACCGAGTACAACCCGCAGGCCTACCAGCAGCCCGGGCAGTACGGTCAGCCCCAGTACGGCCAGCAGTACCCCCAGCAGCCCGGCCAGCCGCCGTACGGCCAGCCGCCGACGGGGCCGTACGGTCAGCAGCCGGGCCAGTTCGGCCAGTATCCGCCGTATCAGCAGCCTGGCTCCGAGGACGGCTCGAAGCGCTCGCTGGCGGTGATCGGCGGTGTGATCGGCCTGCTGGCCGCCCTCATCGTTGCCGCCGTGCTGGTGATGGGCTTCTGGAAGCCGGGCTTCTTCGTCACCAAGAAACTCGACATCGACGCCGCGCAGTCCGGCGTGGAGCAGATCCTCACCGACGAAGCGAACGGCTACGGCGCCACCAACGTCGAGGACGTCAAGTGCAACGACGGCCAGAACCCGACCGTCGAGCAGGGTGCCACGTTCAACTGCGAGGTCAGCATCGACGGCACCAAGCGCCAGGTCACGGTCACGTTCCAGGACGACGACGGCACCTACGAGGTCGGCAGGCCCCGCTAA